A region of Streptomyces sp. NBC_01788 DNA encodes the following proteins:
- a CDS encoding ABC transporter ATP-binding protein — MTDRAPGRLPVAGPADVRRAALRLIRADRRAFAAVLALNALAAVAGLAGPWLLGRIVDHVRAGGGVGAVDRMALAILVCALAQLLLARWARYVGHRFGERTLARVREEFVGRALGLPASVVERAGTGDLTTRGTADVATVGTTLRDVGPELLVCGMEALFVLVAVFVLDPLLGVVGVLALTPIWFALRWYLRRARDGYLAEGAATSEVAEVLAATASGARTVEAFRLAGRRVAASRDALETSRRTRLYTLFLRSVFFPAVEVSYILPVAGVLLVGGALYGRGTMSLGAVVAAALYLRQFTEPLDQILMRVEQLQSSGASFARVEGLARAPEAVPGGSPEPADDRIDVTGARYAYERGGEVLRGVDLTVRPGERLAVVGPSGAGKTTLSRLLAGVDAPTAGSVTVGGVPVAGLEPERLRRQVVLVTQEHHVFLGTVRDNLRIAEPRATDEELWSALAAVGADAWVRELPQGLDTGLGATGHRTDGSQAQQLALARVVLADPHTLILDEATALLDPATARHTERALAAVLRGRTVIAIAHRLHTAHDADRVAVMEDGRLTELGTHDDLVAAGGAYAALWHTWHGNGATPSGEGGGAVS; from the coding sequence GTGACGGATCGGGCTCCGGGACGGTTGCCGGTCGCCGGACCGGCGGACGTACGGCGGGCGGCGCTGCGGCTGATCCGGGCGGACCGGCGGGCCTTCGCGGCCGTGCTGGCGCTGAACGCGCTGGCCGCCGTCGCCGGCCTCGCCGGGCCCTGGCTGCTCGGCCGGATCGTGGACCACGTGAGGGCCGGGGGCGGGGTCGGCGCCGTGGACCGGATGGCGCTCGCCATCCTGGTGTGCGCGCTCGCGCAGTTGCTGCTGGCGCGCTGGGCCCGGTACGTGGGCCACCGCTTCGGCGAACGCACGCTGGCCCGGGTGCGCGAGGAGTTCGTCGGCCGGGCGCTGGGCCTGCCCGCCTCGGTGGTCGAGCGGGCCGGCACCGGCGATCTGACCACGCGCGGCACCGCCGACGTGGCCACCGTGGGCACGACGCTGCGCGACGTGGGGCCCGAGCTGCTGGTGTGCGGCATGGAGGCGCTGTTCGTGCTGGTCGCGGTGTTCGTGCTCGACCCGCTGCTGGGCGTCGTGGGCGTGCTGGCGCTGACCCCGATCTGGTTCGCGCTGCGCTGGTACCTGCGCCGGGCGCGGGACGGCTACCTCGCCGAGGGCGCGGCCACCTCCGAGGTGGCCGAGGTGCTGGCGGCGACCGCCTCCGGAGCCCGTACGGTCGAGGCGTTCCGCCTGGCCGGACGGCGGGTCGCGGCGAGCCGGGACGCGCTGGAGACGTCCCGGCGCACCCGCCTGTACACGCTGTTCCTGCGCAGCGTGTTCTTCCCGGCGGTGGAGGTGTCGTACATCCTGCCCGTGGCCGGGGTGCTCCTGGTGGGCGGTGCGCTGTACGGGCGCGGGACGATGAGCCTGGGCGCGGTGGTGGCCGCCGCGCTGTATCTGCGGCAGTTCACCGAGCCCCTCGACCAGATCCTGATGCGGGTGGAGCAACTGCAGAGCAGCGGGGCCTCCTTCGCGCGAGTAGAGGGCCTGGCGCGGGCACCGGAGGCCGTACCGGGCGGCTCACCGGAACCGGCGGACGACCGCATCGACGTGACCGGGGCGCGCTACGCCTACGAACGCGGCGGCGAGGTGCTGCGCGGAGTCGACCTGACGGTGCGTCCCGGGGAGCGGCTGGCGGTGGTCGGCCCGTCCGGCGCGGGCAAGACCACGCTGAGCAGGCTGCTGGCCGGCGTCGACGCGCCGACGGCGGGCTCGGTCACCGTGGGCGGGGTACCCGTGGCCGGTCTGGAGCCGGAGCGGCTGCGCCGCCAGGTCGTCCTGGTCACCCAGGAGCACCATGTGTTCCTCGGCACGGTCCGGGACAACCTGCGCATCGCCGAACCCCGTGCCACCGACGAGGAGTTGTGGTCGGCCCTCGCGGCCGTGGGGGCCGACGCCTGGGTACGGGAACTGCCGCAGGGCCTGGACACCGGGCTGGGTGCGACCGGTCACCGCACCGACGGCTCGCAGGCCCAGCAACTCGCCCTGGCCCGCGTGGTGCTGGCCGATCCGCACACCCTGATCCTGGACGAGGCCACGGCGTTGCTCGACCCGGCCACGGCCCGCCACACCGAGCGCGCCCTCGCCGCCGTCCTGCGGGGCCGCACGGTCATCGCCATCGCCCACCGCCTGCACACCGCCCACGACGCCGACCGGGTCGCCGTCATGGAGGACGGCCGCCTGACCGAACTGGGCACCCACGACGACCTGGTCGCCGCCGGCGGGGCGTACGCGGCGCTGTGGCACACCTGGCACGGGAACGGCGCGACGCCGTCGGGCGAGGGCGGCGGCGCGGTCTCGTAG
- a CDS encoding ABC transporter ATP-binding protein gives MIDAYEDPGTPDCRGGWRYLWWLVMRQPGRSAAGALLASAWMVLLAATPYLMSRAIDDGLQRGNMAALAGWTGLLFAVGVFNAWLSMMRHRTMTRVRMDANFRTVKVVVDHVVRLGAALPRRVGAGEVVTIGVGDVQTISTCLTVVGPGVGSVVVYAVVAGLLLSVSAQLAAVVLLGVPLIAVLVGPLMRRLQGTEGEYRERQRVLTARIDDLAGGLRVLNGLGGKGLFADAFRRDSQRLRAQGYRVGAVTSWMQAFGVGLPTLFLAVVTWLAARLAAEGRITVGELVSVYGYVAVLVGPVAFFVDMGYQLGRGVVAARRVARLLRVQPEEDTGTHDGPGEPAVLYDPVSGVRVAPGRLTALAGARPADAAAVVDRLGRYEPSAATWGELRLDAIGLPRVRERILIADNEADLFAGTLRELVCGRRERADAEMTRAVRAAVAEDVVQGLPDGLDSAVTAQGRSLSGGQRQRVRLVRALLADPEVLLAVEPTSALDAHTEAAVADRLRGAREGRTTVVTTTSPLVLDHADTVHYLVDGKVAASGSHRELLDSEPGYRALVARDTGDGDTLSAQEAAR, from the coding sequence GTGATCGACGCCTATGAGGATCCCGGGACACCCGACTGCCGGGGCGGATGGCGGTATCTGTGGTGGCTGGTGATGCGCCAGCCGGGCCGGTCGGCGGCCGGGGCGCTCCTGGCCAGCGCGTGGATGGTGCTGCTCGCGGCCACGCCGTACCTGATGTCCCGGGCGATCGACGACGGACTCCAGCGGGGGAACATGGCCGCGCTGGCCGGCTGGACCGGGCTGCTGTTCGCGGTCGGGGTGTTCAACGCCTGGCTGAGCATGATGCGGCACCGCACGATGACCCGGGTGCGGATGGACGCCAACTTCCGCACCGTCAAGGTCGTCGTCGACCACGTGGTCCGGCTGGGCGCCGCGCTGCCGCGCCGGGTCGGGGCCGGGGAGGTCGTCACGATCGGCGTCGGCGACGTCCAGACGATCAGCACGTGCCTGACCGTGGTCGGCCCGGGGGTCGGCTCGGTCGTGGTCTACGCGGTCGTGGCCGGGCTGCTGCTGTCGGTCTCGGCGCAGTTGGCGGCCGTCGTCCTGCTCGGGGTACCGCTGATCGCCGTGCTGGTGGGGCCGCTGATGCGGCGGTTGCAGGGTACGGAGGGCGAGTACCGGGAGCGGCAGCGCGTGCTGACCGCGCGGATCGACGACCTTGCGGGCGGGCTGCGAGTCCTCAACGGGCTCGGCGGCAAGGGGCTGTTCGCGGACGCCTTCCGCCGCGACTCGCAGCGGCTGCGGGCGCAGGGCTACCGGGTGGGCGCGGTGACCAGCTGGATGCAGGCCTTCGGCGTGGGCCTGCCGACCCTGTTCCTGGCCGTGGTGACCTGGCTGGCGGCCCGGCTGGCCGCCGAGGGGCGGATCACGGTGGGCGAGCTGGTGTCGGTGTACGGCTATGTGGCGGTGCTGGTGGGGCCGGTGGCGTTCTTCGTCGACATGGGGTACCAGCTCGGCCGGGGTGTGGTCGCCGCCCGCCGGGTGGCACGGCTGTTGCGGGTGCAACCGGAGGAAGACACCGGAACGCACGACGGGCCGGGCGAACCGGCGGTGCTGTACGACCCGGTCTCCGGGGTCCGGGTGGCGCCCGGCCGGCTGACCGCGCTGGCCGGGGCCCGGCCCGCCGACGCGGCGGCCGTGGTCGACCGCCTGGGCCGGTACGAGCCGTCCGCGGCCACCTGGGGCGAGCTGCGGCTCGACGCGATCGGGCTGCCCCGGGTCCGGGAGCGGATCCTGATCGCCGACAACGAGGCCGACCTGTTCGCCGGGACCCTGCGGGAGCTGGTGTGCGGGCGCCGGGAGCGCGCGGACGCCGAGATGACGCGGGCGGTGCGCGCGGCCGTCGCCGAGGACGTCGTGCAGGGGCTGCCGGACGGGCTCGACTCGGCCGTGACCGCCCAGGGCCGCAGTCTCTCCGGCGGTCAGCGGCAGCGGGTCCGGCTGGTGCGGGCGCTGCTTGCCGACCCGGAGGTGCTGCTGGCCGTGGAGCCCACCTCGGCACTCGACGCGCACACCGAGGCCGCGGTCGCCGACCGGCTGCGCGGGGCCCGCGAGGGCCGCACGACGGTCGTCACGACCACTTCCCCGCTGGTGCTGGACCACGCCGACACCGTCCACTACCTGGTCGACGGCAAGGTCGCCGCCAGCGGCAGCCATCGCGAACTGCTCGACTCGGAACCGGGTTACCGGGCGCTGGTGGCGCGCGACACCGGGGACGGCGACACCCTGAGCGCACAGGAGGCAGCACGGTGA
- a CDS encoding ABC transporter ATP-binding protein codes for MTAPTKPVRTTGDEQDPPRPEDTRDPFDRDVLPTPPGATSALLRSLLTPMKARVAGTTLLLLLQQLAVQAGPLLVAYAIDTAVPAFRDHDRGPLIAVAVGYLLCALASGALQWAFIVASARVNQDVLLDLRGRIFRQGQALSVDFHERYTSGRLISRSTTDVESLRELLSEGLQELVTVVLSFFCISAMLLWLDLGLGAVAVASFVPLHVLVRAYRRRAGRVFQERSTAIAAVIVKFVETMNGIRPVRAFRREAANDAGFRILNRRHERTNGDALLEMARYVVGSRLVANTAVAVIVLWGAYRVTDGSLELGVLAAAVLYLRRLYDPIDRLGMFLNSYESAAASLEKIAGLLAQTPSVPEPSAPRPLPAPRPGLPGREVVFDGVGFGYRTGGEVLPRFELVVPAGQTVAVVGSTGAGKSTLAKLLARFYDPTEGRVLLDGVDLRELAVSELRRGVVMVTQETFLFSGTVAENIAIGRPDATREEIEQAAKAIGAHDFISALPDGYDTDVRKRGGRISAGQRQLVSFARALLADPAVLILDEATSSLDVPGERAVQTAMTTVLRGRTAVVIAHRLSTVEIADRVLVMEHGRIVEDGAPAELVAGTGRFADLHRAWRDSLA; via the coding sequence ATGACGGCACCCACGAAGCCCGTCCGGACCACCGGCGACGAACAGGACCCGCCTCGCCCCGAGGACACCCGCGACCCCTTCGACCGCGACGTCCTGCCCACTCCGCCGGGCGCCACGTCCGCCCTGCTGCGCTCCCTGCTGACACCCATGAAGGCCCGGGTCGCCGGCACCACGCTCCTGCTGCTGCTCCAGCAACTGGCCGTCCAGGCGGGCCCGCTGCTCGTGGCGTACGCGATCGACACCGCCGTACCGGCGTTCCGCGACCACGACCGCGGCCCGCTGATCGCGGTGGCGGTCGGCTATCTGCTGTGCGCGCTCGCCTCCGGCGCGCTCCAGTGGGCGTTCATCGTCGCCTCGGCCCGGGTCAACCAGGACGTGCTGCTGGATCTGCGCGGCCGGATCTTCCGCCAGGGGCAGGCGCTCAGCGTCGACTTCCACGAGCGCTACACCTCGGGCCGGCTGATCTCCCGTTCCACCACGGACGTGGAGTCGCTGCGCGAACTGCTCAGCGAGGGGCTCCAGGAACTCGTCACGGTCGTACTGTCCTTCTTCTGCATCTCGGCGATGCTGCTGTGGCTGGACCTGGGTCTCGGCGCGGTGGCGGTGGCGTCCTTCGTGCCGCTGCACGTGCTGGTCCGGGCGTACCGGCGGCGCGCGGGGCGGGTGTTCCAGGAGCGGTCGACCGCGATCGCCGCGGTGATCGTGAAGTTCGTGGAGACGATGAACGGCATCCGGCCGGTGCGCGCGTTCCGCCGCGAGGCCGCCAACGACGCCGGTTTCCGGATCCTGAACCGGCGCCACGAGCGCACCAACGGCGACGCCCTGCTGGAGATGGCCCGCTATGTCGTCGGCTCCCGGCTGGTGGCCAACACGGCGGTCGCGGTGATCGTGCTGTGGGGCGCCTACCGGGTGACGGACGGCTCGCTGGAGCTGGGCGTGCTGGCGGCGGCGGTGCTGTACCTGCGCCGGCTGTACGACCCCATCGACCGGCTCGGCATGTTCCTCAACTCCTACGAGTCGGCGGCCGCGTCGCTGGAGAAGATCGCGGGTTTGCTGGCGCAGACGCCGTCCGTGCCCGAGCCGTCGGCGCCCCGGCCGCTCCCGGCGCCGAGGCCGGGCCTGCCCGGCCGCGAGGTGGTCTTCGACGGGGTCGGCTTCGGCTACCGCACGGGCGGCGAGGTGCTGCCCCGCTTCGAGCTGGTCGTTCCGGCCGGGCAGACCGTCGCCGTGGTCGGCTCCACCGGCGCGGGCAAGTCCACGCTGGCCAAGCTGCTGGCCCGCTTCTACGACCCCACCGAGGGGCGGGTGCTGCTCGACGGGGTGGACCTGCGCGAACTCGCCGTGTCCGAACTGCGGCGCGGGGTGGTCATGGTGACGCAGGAGACCTTCCTGTTCTCCGGCACGGTCGCGGAGAACATCGCGATCGGCCGCCCGGACGCCACCCGTGAGGAGATCGAGCAGGCGGCGAAGGCGATCGGCGCGCACGACTTCATCAGCGCCCTGCCCGACGGCTACGACACGGACGTACGCAAGCGGGGCGGCCGCATCTCCGCGGGCCAGCGTCAACTGGTCTCCTTCGCACGGGCGTTGCTCGCCGATCCGGCGGTGCTCATCCTCGACGAGGCGACCAGCTCGCTGGACGTGCCCGGCGAGCGGGCGGTGCAGACGGCGATGACCACGGTGCTGCGGGGGCGTACGGCGGTGGTGATCGCCCACCGGCTGTCCACCGTGGAGATCGCCGACCGGGTGCTGGTGATGGAGCACGGCCGGATCGTGGAGGACGGCGCCCCGGCCGAACTCGTCGCGGGCACGGGCCGCTTCGCGGACCTGCACCGCGCCTGGCGCGACAGCCTGGCCTGA
- a CDS encoding ABC transporter ATP-binding protein, whose translation MPTTPDTPEDRTGPPGPTGRSAVRTLLRLWPYVRPVRIRLFIAASTAIVASCVGLVIPLVLKWMVDGPIADRDPRGVWLGALYLLLLGVGEALLFGLRRWLVARPLSHVEAEMRANLYGHLQRLPVAFHDRWASGQLLSRGTTDLMLLRMFLAFPLMFLLVNGVTILVGVVIMLMQDWTLGLVMLAPAVPLIAFSAVFEKRYAHVARLAQDQVGDLTTVVEESVLGVRVIKGFGRHRSQARAFRDLSRTLRGTELHKARLLAAIWTVIMTLPEVAIGATLVVGSVQVASGGLSAGTLVAFLSTALALRWPVESIGFLLAMSQEAATATERYFEVMDAEPESGRPAAPGARTPGPAGGSDGPAHEGLRFDNVRFRYPDAPPGSPPLLDRIDLHIRPGESMALVGATGSGKTTLTALVPRLHEVTSGRITLDGEDITAMSREELRTMVAVAFEEPTLFSASVGDNVLMGADGSAGDAELDRALSVAQAGFAHTLPQGTATQVGEQGLSLSGGQRQRLALARAVVGGPRFLILDDPLSALDVHTEAAVEAALRQVLTDTTALIVAHRPSTVLLADRVALLSGGRITAVGTHHELLRTNTEYAHLMSGGRSPEEEDDER comes from the coding sequence ATGCCCACGACACCTGACACCCCCGAGGACCGTACCGGCCCCCCCGGTCCGACCGGCCGTTCGGCCGTCCGCACCCTGTTGCGCCTGTGGCCCTATGTGCGGCCGGTCCGCATACGGCTGTTCATCGCCGCGTCCACCGCGATCGTCGCCTCCTGCGTGGGGCTGGTGATCCCGCTCGTCCTGAAGTGGATGGTGGACGGGCCGATCGCCGACCGGGATCCGCGCGGCGTGTGGCTCGGCGCGCTGTACCTGCTGCTGCTCGGGGTCGGGGAGGCACTACTGTTCGGGCTGCGGCGGTGGCTGGTGGCGCGGCCGCTGTCGCACGTCGAGGCGGAGATGCGGGCGAACCTGTACGGGCATCTGCAACGGCTGCCGGTCGCCTTCCACGACCGGTGGGCGTCGGGGCAGTTGCTGTCCCGGGGCACGACGGACCTGATGCTGCTGCGCATGTTCCTCGCCTTCCCGCTCATGTTCCTGCTGGTCAACGGGGTCACCATCCTCGTGGGCGTGGTCATCATGCTGATGCAGGACTGGACGCTCGGACTGGTGATGCTGGCGCCCGCCGTGCCGCTGATCGCCTTCAGCGCGGTGTTCGAGAAGCGGTACGCGCACGTGGCGCGGCTGGCGCAGGACCAGGTCGGGGATCTGACGACGGTGGTCGAGGAGAGCGTGCTCGGCGTCCGCGTCATCAAGGGGTTCGGCCGGCACCGCAGCCAGGCGCGGGCGTTCCGCGACCTGTCGCGGACCCTGCGGGGCACGGAGCTGCACAAGGCCCGTCTGCTCGCGGCCATCTGGACGGTCATCATGACCCTGCCGGAGGTGGCCATCGGGGCCACGCTGGTGGTGGGCTCGGTGCAGGTGGCCTCCGGCGGTCTCTCGGCGGGGACCCTGGTCGCCTTCCTGTCCACGGCGCTCGCCCTGCGCTGGCCGGTGGAGTCGATCGGCTTCCTGCTGGCGATGAGCCAGGAGGCGGCGACGGCGACCGAGCGGTACTTCGAGGTGATGGACGCGGAACCGGAGTCGGGGCGCCCGGCGGCGCCCGGCGCGCGCACGCCCGGGCCGGCCGGCGGCTCGGACGGCCCGGCGCACGAGGGGCTCCGCTTCGACAACGTCCGCTTCCGCTACCCCGACGCCCCGCCCGGATCCCCGCCCCTCCTGGACCGCATCGACCTGCACATCCGCCCCGGTGAGTCGATGGCCCTGGTCGGGGCGACCGGCAGCGGCAAGACGACCCTGACGGCGCTGGTCCCCCGCCTCCACGAGGTGACCTCGGGGCGGATCACGCTGGACGGCGAGGACATCACCGCGATGTCCCGCGAGGAACTGCGCACGATGGTCGCGGTGGCCTTCGAGGAGCCGACCCTGTTCTCGGCGAGCGTCGGCGACAACGTCCTGATGGGCGCCGACGGCAGCGCCGGGGACGCCGAACTGGACCGCGCGCTGTCCGTCGCCCAGGCCGGCTTCGCGCACACCCTCCCCCAGGGCACCGCGACCCAGGTCGGTGAGCAGGGCCTCAGTCTCTCCGGCGGCCAGCGGCAGCGCCTCGCGCTGGCCCGTGCCGTCGTCGGAGGGCCCCGGTTCCTGATCCTGGACGACCCGCTGTCCGCCCTGGACGTGCACACGGAGGCGGCCGTGGAGGCGGCCCTGCGCCAGGTGCTGACCGACACCACCGCCCTGATCGTGGCGCACCGCCCCTCCACGGTCCTGCTCGCCGACCGGGTCGCCCTGCTCTCCGGCGGCCGGATCACCGCCGTGGGCACCCACCACGAACTGCTGCGCACCAACACCGAGTACGCCCATCTGATGTCGGGCGGACGCTCGCCGGAAGAGGAGGACGACGAGCGATGA
- a CDS encoding ABC transporter ATP-binding protein, producing the protein MSVIEVSELRKSYGGRTVVDGVSFAVEEGEIFGILGPNGVGKTTTVECVEGLRVPDAGRVRVTGLDPVADHEQVARVLGAQLQQSELQAKLTVREALQLYASFYPDPADWRPLAERLGLTEKLTTRFAKLSGGQKQRLFIALALVGNPRIVVLDELTTGLDPRARRDTWQLIEDVRAGGVTVLLVTHFMEEAQRLCDRIAVIDRGRIAALDTPQGLIRRSAGATVISFTPSAPLDDRDLNALPELASIARKDGRITLSGSDETVNAVITLLARHHITAHQLRVVDATLDDAFLDLTEVGA; encoded by the coding sequence ATGTCCGTCATCGAAGTCAGCGAACTGCGCAAGTCCTACGGCGGCCGGACCGTCGTCGACGGCGTCTCCTTCGCCGTCGAGGAGGGCGAGATCTTCGGCATCCTCGGCCCGAACGGCGTCGGCAAGACCACCACCGTCGAGTGCGTCGAGGGCCTGCGCGTCCCCGACGCGGGCCGCGTCCGCGTCACCGGCCTCGACCCCGTCGCCGACCACGAACAGGTCGCCCGCGTGCTCGGTGCCCAGCTCCAGCAGAGCGAGTTGCAGGCCAAGCTCACCGTCCGCGAGGCGCTCCAGCTGTACGCGTCGTTCTACCCGGACCCGGCCGACTGGCGGCCACTGGCCGAACGCCTCGGCCTGACCGAGAAGCTCACCACCCGCTTCGCCAAGCTCTCCGGCGGCCAGAAGCAGCGGCTGTTCATCGCGCTCGCCCTCGTCGGCAACCCGCGGATCGTCGTCCTCGACGAACTGACCACCGGCCTGGACCCGCGCGCCCGCCGCGACACCTGGCAGCTCATCGAGGACGTCCGCGCGGGCGGTGTCACCGTGCTGCTGGTCACGCACTTCATGGAGGAGGCACAGCGGCTGTGCGACCGGATCGCCGTGATCGACCGGGGGCGGATCGCCGCCCTGGACACCCCGCAGGGCCTGATCCGGCGCTCGGCCGGCGCCACCGTCATCAGCTTCACCCCGTCCGCGCCGCTGGACGACCGTGACCTGAACGCGCTGCCCGAACTCGCCTCCATCGCCCGCAAGGACGGCCGGATCACCCTCTCCGGATCCGACGAGACCGTCAACGCCGTCATCACGCTGCTCGCCCGCCACCACATCACCGCCCATCAACTCCGCGTCGTCGACGCCACCCTCGACGACGCCTTCCTGGACCTGACGGAGGTCGGGGCATGA
- a CDS encoding ABC transporter permease, which translates to MSNTLVDPAVLRTEIRLFGREPGAIFWILLFPTVLLVILGSIPSFRQADPSFGGLRPIDAYVPVTVLLGLLLGGLQGMPQVLTGYRERGILRRMSTTPVRPAALLSAHMVVFGGAALASALLALTVGRLAFGVTLPRQPFGYVLALLLAVSAALALGAMISALSRTTRIAGAIGSAALFPMMFSAGLWLPVQAMPDVLARIVGFTPFGAAAQALNQAAAGPWPGWSHLGVTAAWTVLLTAGAARWFRWE; encoded by the coding sequence ATGAGCAACACCCTGGTCGACCCGGCCGTACTGCGCACCGAGATCCGGCTGTTCGGCCGTGAGCCCGGCGCGATCTTCTGGATTCTGCTGTTCCCCACCGTGCTCCTGGTGATCCTCGGCTCCATCCCGTCCTTCCGCCAGGCCGACCCGTCCTTCGGGGGCCTGCGTCCCATCGACGCCTACGTGCCGGTCACGGTGCTGCTCGGGCTGCTCCTCGGCGGACTCCAGGGCATGCCGCAGGTCCTCACCGGCTACCGCGAACGCGGCATCCTGCGCCGGATGTCCACCACCCCGGTCCGGCCCGCCGCCCTGCTGTCCGCGCACATGGTGGTGTTCGGGGGCGCGGCCCTGGCCTCGGCGCTGCTCGCGCTCACCGTCGGCCGGCTCGCCTTCGGCGTGACCCTGCCGAGGCAGCCGTTCGGCTACGTCCTCGCCCTGCTGCTGGCCGTGTCCGCCGCGCTCGCCCTGGGCGCGATGATCTCCGCGCTGTCCCGCACCACGCGGATCGCGGGCGCGATCGGGTCCGCGGCGCTCTTCCCGATGATGTTCAGCGCGGGCCTGTGGCTGCCGGTGCAGGCCATGCCGGACGTGCTCGCCCGGATCGTCGGCTTCACCCCGTTCGGCGCCGCCGCCCAGGCCCTGAACCAGGCCGCGGCGGGCCCCTGGCCGGGCTGGTCCCACCTGGGGGTGACGGCCGCGTGGACGGTGCTGCTCACCGCGGGGGCCGCACGCTGGTTCCGCTGGGAGTAA
- a CDS encoding sensor histidine kinase yields MTCTAYEQPRASFDTWGPWALLAASVVAAALSARLIGMDRSETAVSGVLVAAAVVLQVGWARVKRRRPGPSRTGAGLYLLRWAMGFVLTWINPFFAFYAVTGYYTAGRELPRRLVMPGLLLTAVTMSGSEIGGMPPHGVILWLGFFLVLAINMCLVSVFTRYAEQEQARAAVQADTIAELERTNTALQQALDENAALHAQLLVQAREAGVADERRRLAAEIHDTLAQGLTGIIAQLQVVANAPDLDTARVHLERASGLARHSLGEARRSVHNLAPVALADDGLPGALTKTVAEWGERTGVRAGFTVTGTAEQLHDEVSATLLRIAQESLSNAARHARPARVGVTLSFMGDEVTLDVRDDGTGFDPAAVPERTRGGGFGLDGMRARAERIAGSLTVESEPGHGTAVSARVPLVRHDR; encoded by the coding sequence ATGACGTGCACGGCGTACGAGCAGCCCCGGGCCTCCTTCGACACCTGGGGGCCCTGGGCGCTGCTGGCCGCCAGTGTCGTCGCGGCGGCCCTGTCCGCGCGCCTGATCGGCATGGACCGGTCCGAGACGGCCGTCTCGGGCGTGCTCGTGGCCGCGGCGGTCGTGCTGCAGGTGGGCTGGGCGAGGGTGAAACGGAGGCGGCCGGGTCCGAGCCGTACCGGTGCCGGCCTCTATCTCCTGCGCTGGGCCATGGGCTTCGTGCTGACCTGGATCAATCCGTTCTTCGCCTTCTACGCCGTGACCGGCTACTACACCGCCGGCCGCGAGCTGCCCCGCCGCCTGGTGATGCCCGGTCTCCTCCTGACCGCCGTCACCATGTCCGGCAGCGAGATCGGCGGCATGCCGCCGCACGGGGTGATCCTGTGGCTCGGCTTCTTCCTGGTCCTGGCCATCAACATGTGCTTGGTCAGTGTGTTCACCCGGTATGCCGAGCAGGAGCAGGCCCGCGCCGCCGTCCAGGCCGACACCATCGCCGAACTGGAGCGCACCAACACGGCGTTGCAGCAGGCCCTCGACGAGAACGCGGCGCTGCACGCCCAACTCCTTGTTCAGGCGCGGGAGGCGGGTGTCGCCGACGAGCGCCGCCGGCTCGCGGCCGAGATCCACGACACCCTCGCGCAGGGCCTGACCGGGATCATCGCCCAGCTCCAGGTCGTCGCGAACGCCCCTGACCTGGACACCGCCCGCGTCCACCTGGAGCGTGCCTCCGGCCTGGCCCGGCACAGTCTCGGCGAGGCCCGCCGCTCGGTGCACAACCTCGCCCCGGTCGCCCTCGCCGACGACGGGCTGCCGGGGGCGCTGACGAAGACGGTCGCCGAATGGGGCGAACGCACCGGCGTACGGGCCGGCTTCACCGTCACCGGCACCGCCGAGCAGCTCCACGACGAGGTCTCGGCGACCCTGCTGCGCATCGCCCAGGAGTCCCTCTCCAACGCGGCCCGGCACGCCCGCCCGGCCCGGGTCGGGGTGACCCTGTCCTTCATGGGCGACGAGGTCACGCTGGACGTCCGCGACGACGGCACCGGCTTCGACCCGGCCGCCGTACCCGAGCGCACCCGCGGTGGCGGCTTCGGTCTGGACGGCATGCGGGCCCGCGCCGAGCGCATCGCGGGCTCCCTCACGGTCGAGTCGGAGCCGGGGCACGGCACGGCCGTCTCGGCTCGCGTACCGTTGGTGCGCCATGACCGATGA
- a CDS encoding response regulator transcription factor — protein MTDDAVISLLIVDDHPVVLDGLRGMFESAPGFTVLAEAPNGVEAVRKAAALDPDVILMDLRMPGGSGVDAIRELTRRGARSKVLVLTTYDTDSDTLPAIEAGATGYLLKDAPRDELFTAVRAAAEGRTVLSPAVASRLVSAVRAPAPGKEPLSAREREVLALVARGTSNREIARELFISEATVKTHLTHLYAKLGVKDRAAAVAVAYDRGILG, from the coding sequence ATGACCGATGACGCCGTGATCTCCCTGCTGATCGTCGACGACCATCCCGTCGTGCTCGACGGCCTGCGCGGCATGTTCGAGTCCGCGCCCGGATTCACCGTCCTCGCCGAGGCGCCGAACGGCGTCGAGGCGGTCCGGAAGGCCGCCGCGCTCGACCCGGACGTGATCCTGATGGACCTGCGCATGCCGGGCGGCTCCGGCGTGGACGCCATCCGGGAGCTGACCCGTCGCGGCGCCCGCTCCAAGGTGCTGGTCCTGACGACGTACGACACCGACTCCGACACCCTGCCCGCGATCGAGGCGGGCGCGACCGGCTATCTGCTCAAGGACGCCCCGCGCGACGAGCTGTTCACGGCCGTCCGCGCCGCGGCCGAGGGCCGTACGGTCCTCTCCCCGGCCGTGGCCTCCCGGCTGGTCTCGGCGGTCCGCGCGCCCGCCCCGGGCAAGGAGCCGCTCTCGGCCCGCGAGCGCGAGGTGCTGGCCCTGGTCGCCAGGGGCACCTCCAACCGGGAGATCGCCCGCGAGCTGTTCATCAGCGAGGCCACCGTGAAGACCCACCTCACCCACCTGTACGCCAAGCTCGGCGTCAAGGACCGCGCGGCGGCGGTCGCGGTCGCCTACGACCGGGGCATCCTCGGCTGA